The following coding sequences lie in one Desmodus rotundus isolate HL8 chromosome 1, HLdesRot8A.1, whole genome shotgun sequence genomic window:
- the LOC112304501 gene encoding olfactory receptor 13C7, producing the protein MDRSNWTSPVVGFILLGLSAHPKLEKTFFVLILLTYLVILLGNGVLILVTVLDSHLHTPMYFFLRNLSFLDICYTTSSVPLILDSFLTPRKTISFSGCAVQMFLSFAMGATECVLLSMMAFDRYLAICNPLRYPMVMSKAAYVPMAASCWAIGGAASVVHTALTIQLPFCGDNIINHFTCEILAVLKLACADISINVISMGVTNVIFLGAPVLFISFSYVLIITTILRIPSAEGRKKAFSTCSAHLIVVVIFYGTILFMYGKPKSKDPLGADKQDLSDKLISLFYGVVTPMLNPIIYSLRNKDVKAAVRNLVFPKHFAQ; encoded by the coding sequence ATGGACAGGTCCAACTGGACCTCCCCGGTGGTGGGGTTCATTCTCCTGGGCCTCTCCGCCCACCCAAAGCTGGAGAAAACGTTCTTTGTGCTCATCCTCCTGACGTATCTAGTGATCCTGCTGGGCAATGGGGTCCTTATCCTGGTGACAGTCCTTGACTCCCACCTGCAcacgcccatgtacttcttcctccgCAACCTCTCCTTCCTGGACATCTGCTACACAACCTCCTCAGTCCCCCTCATCCTTGACAGCTTCCTGACCCCCAGGAAAACCATCTCCTTCTCAGGCTGTGCTGTGCAGATGTTCCTCTCCTTTGCCATGGGAGCCACGGAGTGTGTGCTCCTGAGCATGATGGCATTTGATCGCTACCTGGCCATCTGCAACCCCCTGAGGTACCCCATGGTCATGAGCAAGGCTGCCTACGTGCCCATGGCTGCCAGCTGCTGGGCTATTGGTGGTGCTGCTTCTGTGGTGCACACAGCCTTGACAATTCAGCTGCCCTTCTGTGGGGACAACATCATCAACCACTTCACCTGTGAGATCCTGGCTGTCCTGAAGTTGGCCTGTGCTGACATCTCCATCAACGTGATCAGCATGGGGGTGACAAATGTGATCTTCTTGGGGGCCCCAGTTCTGTTCATCTCTTTCTCCTATGTGCTCATCATCACTACCATCCTGAGGATCCCCTCGGCCGAGGGGAGGAAAAAGGCCTTTTccacctgctctgcccacctcatAGTCGTGGTCATCTTCTACGGGACCATCCTGTTCATGTACGGGAAGCCCAAATCCAAGGACCCACTGGGAGCAGACAAACAGGACCTTTCAGACAAACTCATCTCCCTCTTTTATGGGGTGGTGACTCCCATGCTCAACCCCatcatctacagcctgaggaacaaggaCGTGAAGGCTGCTGTGAGGAACCTGGTATTTCCCAAACATTTTGCTCAGTGA